A genomic window from Bradyrhizobium lupini includes:
- a CDS encoding ABC transporter ATP-binding protein → MSRDQILEVDRLTMRFGGIVAVQDLSFAAERKKITALIGPNGAGKTTVFNCITGFYKPSGGAIRLGHDDGKVIALERLNDFRIAKQAKVARTFQNIRLFPGMTALENLMVAQHNALMRASGFTLLGLIGAPVYRDAEKRAIDLATDWLKRVNLLDRADDAAGNFAYGDQRRLEIARAMCTEPALLCLDEPAAGLNARESAALSELLLSIRNELGTSILLIEHDMSVVMEISDHIVVMDHGVKISEGSPREVRDDPKVIAAYLGTDEEEAAAVMESGS, encoded by the coding sequence ATGAGCCGCGACCAGATTCTCGAGGTCGACCGGCTCACCATGCGCTTCGGCGGCATCGTCGCGGTGCAGGACCTGTCGTTTGCTGCCGAGCGGAAGAAGATCACCGCGCTGATCGGACCCAACGGTGCCGGCAAGACGACGGTCTTCAACTGCATCACTGGCTTCTACAAGCCGAGCGGCGGCGCCATCCGCCTCGGCCATGACGACGGCAAGGTGATCGCGCTGGAACGGCTGAACGATTTCCGCATCGCCAAGCAGGCCAAGGTCGCCCGCACCTTCCAGAACATCCGCCTGTTTCCCGGCATGACCGCGCTGGAAAACCTGATGGTGGCGCAGCACAACGCGCTGATGCGCGCCTCCGGCTTCACCTTGCTCGGGCTCATTGGCGCGCCCGTCTACCGCGACGCCGAGAAGCGCGCGATCGATCTCGCCACCGACTGGCTCAAGCGCGTCAATTTGCTCGATCGCGCCGACGATGCTGCCGGTAATTTTGCCTATGGCGACCAGCGACGACTCGAGATCGCACGCGCGATGTGCACCGAGCCCGCGCTCTTGTGCCTGGACGAACCCGCCGCCGGCCTCAATGCGCGCGAGAGCGCCGCCCTGAGCGAGCTGCTGCTGTCGATCCGCAACGAGCTCGGCACCTCGATCCTGCTGATCGAGCACGACATGTCCGTGGTGATGGAGATCTCCGACCATATCGTGGTGATGGACCACGGTGTGAAGATCTCTGAAGGCTCCCCGCGCGAGGTTCGCGACGATCCGAAGGTGATCGCCGCCTATCTCGGCACCGATGAGGAAGAGGCGGCGGCCGTGATGGAGAGCGGGTCGTGA
- the livM gene encoding high-affinity branched-chain amino acid ABC transporter permease LivM produces MKAPSINTAKTASGIPALLKTACVNALIALVLFSLMVGVRTEAGSDGQLTYWTRFGEVASLVAAVFGGSIVLELLKQWIGPTGAEKLVPPAVQSGMSFLGRYLAPALLIFTLLVPVIFYDQRYILDLAILVLTYVMLGWGLNVVVGLAGLLDLGYVAFYAVGAYSYALLATNFGWSFWICLPLAGVLAAFWGVLLGFPVLRLRGDYLAIVTLAFGEIIRLVIINWQDLTGGPNGVSSIPRPSFFGIPLDNSDNGLAARLGIEYSPTHRIVFLFYLILALALLTNWVTIRLRRLPIGRAWEALREDEVACRALGINTTTTKLTAFATGAMFGGFAGAFFATRQGFISPESFTFQESALVLAIVVLGGMGSQLGVALAALAMIGGFELFRSLESYRMLVFGMAMVLIMIWRPRGLIGHRAPTVYLTKAHAISSDLVKEGHG; encoded by the coding sequence GTGAAAGCTCCCTCGATCAATACGGCCAAAACCGCATCGGGCATCCCCGCTCTCCTGAAGACCGCCTGCGTCAACGCACTGATCGCGCTGGTGCTGTTCTCGCTGATGGTCGGCGTCCGCACCGAAGCCGGTTCCGACGGCCAGCTCACCTATTGGACGCGCTTCGGCGAGGTCGCCTCCCTCGTCGCCGCGGTATTCGGCGGCTCGATCGTGCTCGAGCTGCTCAAGCAATGGATCGGTCCGACCGGCGCCGAGAAGCTGGTGCCGCCGGCGGTGCAGAGCGGAATGTCGTTCCTCGGCCGCTATCTCGCACCGGCGCTTCTGATCTTCACCCTGCTGGTGCCTGTGATCTTCTATGACCAGCGCTACATCCTCGATCTCGCCATCCTCGTGCTCACCTATGTGATGCTGGGCTGGGGGTTGAATGTCGTAGTCGGGCTGGCTGGCCTGCTCGATCTCGGCTATGTCGCCTTCTATGCGGTCGGCGCCTATTCCTACGCGCTGCTTGCGACCAATTTCGGCTGGTCATTCTGGATCTGCCTGCCGCTAGCGGGCGTCCTCGCCGCATTCTGGGGCGTGCTGCTCGGCTTCCCCGTGCTGCGCCTGCGCGGCGACTACCTCGCGATCGTGACGCTCGCCTTCGGCGAGATCATCCGCCTCGTCATCATTAATTGGCAGGATCTGACCGGCGGCCCCAACGGCGTCTCCAGCATTCCCCGCCCCTCTTTCTTCGGCATCCCGCTCGACAACAGCGACAACGGGCTCGCCGCCAGACTCGGCATCGAATATTCTCCGACCCATCGCATCGTCTTCCTGTTCTACCTGATCCTGGCGCTCGCGCTGCTCACCAACTGGGTGACGATCCGGCTGCGCCGCCTGCCGATCGGCCGTGCCTGGGAAGCCCTGCGCGAGGACGAGGTCGCCTGCCGCGCGCTCGGCATCAACACCACCACGACGAAGCTCACGGCATTCGCGACCGGTGCGATGTTCGGCGGCTTTGCCGGCGCGTTCTTTGCGACCCGCCAGGGCTTCATCAGCCCGGAATCCTTCACCTTCCAGGAATCGGCGCTGGTGCTCGCCATCGTCGTGCTCGGCGGCATGGGCTCGCAGCTTGGCGTGGCGCTCGCAGCGCTCGCCATGATCGGCGGTTTCGAACTGTTCCGGAGCCTCGAGAGCTATCGCATGCTGGTGTTCGGCATGGCCATGGTGCTGATCATGATCTGGCGGCCGCGCGGCCTGATCGGCCATCGCGCGCCGACCGTGTACCTGACCAAGGCCCACGCGATCTCATCGGACCTCGTCAAGGAGGGGCACGGATGA
- a CDS encoding branched-chain amino acid ABC transporter permease — MDYFAQQLINGLVLGSIYGLIAIGYTMVYGIVGMINFAHGDVFMIGGFIALITFLLLVSTGLTAVPVILLIVILVSMAITALYGWTIERIAYRPLRHSFRLAPMLSAIGMSFVLTNYSQVAQGARVKPVPPVITGGYTLHESADGFVIQLSNIQIVVVITTIVLLAIFTWLVSRTRLGRDMRACEQDQTMAALLGVNVDRTISMTFVIGAALAAVAGLMYLLYYGLVDFFMGFVAGIKAFTAAVLGGIGSLPGAMLGGLAIGLIETFWSAYFSVEYKDVAAFSILIVVLIFMPTGLLGRPEVEKV, encoded by the coding sequence ATGGATTATTTCGCCCAGCAGCTCATCAACGGTCTCGTGCTCGGCTCGATCTACGGGCTGATCGCGATCGGCTACACGATGGTCTACGGCATCGTCGGGATGATCAACTTCGCCCATGGCGATGTCTTCATGATCGGCGGCTTCATCGCCCTGATCACCTTCCTTCTGCTGGTCTCGACGGGCCTGACTGCGGTCCCGGTGATCCTTTTGATCGTGATCCTGGTCTCGATGGCGATCACCGCCCTGTATGGCTGGACCATCGAGCGCATCGCCTACCGTCCGCTGCGCCACTCCTTCCGCCTCGCGCCGATGCTGTCGGCGATCGGCATGTCGTTCGTGCTGACCAACTATTCGCAGGTGGCGCAAGGCGCGCGGGTGAAGCCAGTGCCGCCAGTGATCACCGGCGGCTATACGCTGCACGAGAGCGCCGATGGCTTCGTCATCCAGCTCTCCAATATCCAGATCGTGGTGGTCATCACCACCATCGTGCTGCTGGCGATCTTCACCTGGCTGGTGTCGCGCACACGGCTCGGGCGCGACATGCGCGCCTGCGAGCAGGACCAGACCATGGCGGCGCTGCTCGGCGTCAACGTCGACCGCACTATCTCCATGACCTTCGTGATCGGCGCTGCGCTCGCCGCAGTGGCCGGCCTGATGTACCTGCTCTATTACGGCCTGGTCGATTTCTTCATGGGATTCGTCGCCGGCATCAAGGCGTTCACCGCGGCCGTACTCGGCGGCATCGGCTCGCTGCCCGGCGCCATGCTCGGGGGGCTCGCGATCGGGCTGATCGAGACGTTCTGGTCGGCCTATTTCTCGGTCGAATACAAGGATGTCGCCGCGTTCTCGATCCTGATCGTCGTGCTGATCTTCATGCCGACCGGCCTGCTCGGCCGCCCCGAAGTCGAAAAAGTCTGA
- a CDS encoding carboxymuconolactone decarboxylase family protein has protein sequence MDDQKRRDAGMNVRRKVLGNAWVDKSIAGRNAFNTDFQDMITRYAWGEIWTRPHFDERTRRVLVIGTMVALGQWDEFRLHVRAALAEGGFTPNDIKEILLQQAIYCGVPAANHAVKEASAIVQELGLLKT, from the coding sequence ATGGACGACCAGAAACGCCGCGATGCCGGTATGAACGTGCGCCGAAAAGTGCTGGGCAATGCCTGGGTCGACAAGTCGATCGCGGGTCGCAATGCATTCAACACCGATTTCCAGGACATGATCACGCGCTACGCCTGGGGCGAGATCTGGACGCGGCCGCATTTCGACGAGCGCACGCGGCGGGTGCTGGTGATCGGCACCATGGTTGCGCTTGGGCAATGGGATGAATTCCGCCTGCATGTGCGCGCGGCCCTCGCCGAGGGTGGCTTCACGCCCAACGACATCAAGGAAATCCTGCTGCAGCAGGCGATCTATTGCGGCGTGCCGGCGGCGAACCACGCCGTCAAGGAAGCCTCAGCGATTGTGCAGGAGCTCGGCCTGCTCAAGACCTAG
- the pcaD gene encoding 3-oxoadipate enol-lactonase — translation MPMIDADGCLINVSVEGRDGGPTLMLSNSLGCTLQMWEPQMKALTQIFRVIRYDRRGHGKSNVPPGPYTMERFGRDVLAILDDLNIEKVHWCGLSMGGMVGQWLGANAPERFGKLILANTSCYYAEPTKWLERIDAVKKGGIAAVADAVIAGWLTQDFRERAPDITARMKEMLLASPLEGYLACCEALSTLDQRALLPNIKNPTLVIAGRHDMATPISAGELIRSSIPGASMTIIDAAHISNVEQPHAFTDAVVGFLTQR, via the coding sequence ATGCCCATGATTGATGCCGACGGTTGCCTGATCAACGTCTCCGTCGAGGGCCGCGACGGCGGGCCGACGCTGATGCTCTCGAACTCGCTCGGCTGCACGCTGCAGATGTGGGAGCCGCAGATGAAGGCACTGACGCAGATATTCCGCGTCATCCGCTACGACCGCCGCGGCCACGGCAAGTCCAACGTTCCGCCCGGCCCCTACACCATGGAGCGCTTCGGCCGCGACGTGCTCGCCATCCTGGACGACCTCAATATCGAAAAAGTGCACTGGTGCGGCCTGTCGATGGGCGGCATGGTTGGGCAATGGCTCGGCGCGAACGCGCCGGAGCGCTTCGGCAAGCTCATCCTCGCCAACACCTCCTGCTACTACGCCGAGCCGACCAAATGGCTCGAGCGCATTGACGCGGTGAAGAAGGGCGGCATCGCCGCCGTCGCCGACGCCGTTATCGCCGGCTGGCTCACCCAGGATTTCCGCGAGCGCGCGCCCGACATCACCGCCAGGATGAAGGAGATGCTGCTGGCCTCGCCGCTCGAAGGCTATCTCGCCTGCTGCGAAGCGCTGTCGACGCTCGACCAGCGCGCGTTGCTGCCGAACATCAAGAACCCGACACTGGTGATCGCCGGCCGCCACGACATGGCGACGCCGATTTCGGCGGGTGAATTGATCCGCTCAAGCATTCCCGGCGCGAGCATGACCATCATTGACGCCGCCCACATTTCCAATGTCGAGCAGCCGCACGCATTCACCGACGCGGTCGTGGGCTTTTTGACGCAACGCTAG
- a CDS encoding 3-carboxy-cis,cis-muconate cycloisomerase gives MSTSLSPLLAPMLSSVAMRAVCDDRSTLQNMLDFEAALARAEAATGVIPASAVGPIEAACKADTFDMAALAEAATRSGNLAIPLVKTLTANVGKGDAEAARYVHWGATSQDVIDSATMLTLRAGIDALDADLSRAIKGFAALARSHRNTAMVARTWLQHALPMPFGLKAAEYAASLARARCRLRRLRREGLALQFGGAAGTLAALGDKGLVVSERLAQELNLPLPEAPWHTHRDRIAEAASAFAILAGSCGKIARDVSLLMQTDVAEAFEPAGEGRGGSSTMPHKRNPVAAASALGCATMAPQLAATIFAAQVQDHERSAGPWHAEWPTLPQLMLVTSGALAAIVDIAEGLDVDAARMRSNLDATHGLIMAEAVTFALAETMGKSDAHHLIEAASKRAVAEKKHLREVLAADSHVTAHLSPEKIAALLEPMAYQGASQALIDRLLDSLERE, from the coding sequence ATGAGCACATCCCTCTCCCCCCTGCTCGCGCCGATGCTGTCGAGCGTGGCCATGCGCGCGGTCTGCGACGACCGGTCGACCCTTCAGAATATGCTCGATTTCGAGGCAGCCCTCGCCCGAGCCGAGGCGGCCACGGGTGTGATTCCCGCGTCCGCGGTGGGCCCGATCGAAGCCGCGTGCAAGGCCGATACCTTTGACATGGCTGCGCTGGCCGAGGCCGCGACTCGATCCGGCAATCTCGCGATCCCCCTGGTCAAGACTCTGACCGCCAATGTCGGCAAGGGCGACGCCGAGGCCGCACGCTACGTGCATTGGGGCGCGACCAGCCAGGACGTCATCGACAGCGCGACCATGCTCACGCTTCGCGCCGGCATCGATGCATTGGACGCCGATCTCAGCCGCGCCATCAAGGGCTTTGCCGCACTTGCGCGCAGTCATCGCAACACGGCAATGGTGGCGCGAACCTGGCTCCAGCACGCCCTGCCGATGCCGTTCGGACTGAAGGCCGCCGAATATGCCGCAAGCCTTGCCCGCGCCCGCTGCCGCCTCAGGCGGCTGCGCCGCGAGGGCCTCGCACTGCAATTCGGCGGCGCGGCCGGCACGCTTGCGGCACTTGGCGACAAGGGGCTCGTCGTTTCAGAACGGCTGGCGCAGGAGCTGAACCTGCCATTGCCAGAAGCCCCCTGGCACACCCACCGTGACCGCATCGCGGAAGCCGCATCAGCCTTCGCGATTCTCGCCGGAAGCTGCGGCAAGATCGCGCGCGACGTCTCGCTGCTGATGCAGACCGACGTCGCAGAGGCGTTCGAGCCCGCCGGGGAAGGCCGCGGCGGCTCCTCGACCATGCCGCACAAGCGCAACCCGGTCGCAGCCGCAAGCGCGCTCGGCTGCGCGACCATGGCGCCTCAGCTCGCAGCGACGATTTTTGCCGCACAGGTGCAGGACCACGAACGCAGCGCCGGTCCCTGGCACGCGGAATGGCCGACGCTGCCGCAATTGATGCTGGTCACCTCCGGCGCGCTTGCCGCCATCGTCGACATCGCCGAGGGTCTCGATGTCGATGCCGCGCGCATGCGCAGCAATCTCGATGCGACGCACGGGCTGATCATGGCGGAAGCGGTTACCTTTGCGCTGGCCGAGACGATGGGCAAGAGCGATGCGCATCATCTGATCGAGGCCGCGAGCAAGCGCGCGGTCGCCGAGAAGAAGCATCTGCGCGAGGTGCTCGCAGCCGATTCGCATGTCACTGCGCATCTTTCGCCGGAAAAAATTGCGGCGTTGCTCGAGCCGATGGCCTATCAAGGCGCTTCCCAAGCCCTGATCGATCGCCTGCTCGACAGCCTCGAACGCGAATAA
- a CDS encoding carbon monoxide dehydrogenase subunit G, which yields MAMTMNGEVQLAAPREAVWAKLNDAEVLKACIPGCEELEKTDDGGFRATAKMKVGPVSARFKGKVTLSDLDPPNGYKISGEGEGGVAGFAKGGAVVKLAEKDGGTLLSYEVEAQIGGKLAQLGQRLINGAAKKLADEFFANFAKAVQG from the coding sequence ATGGCCATGACGATGAACGGCGAAGTCCAGCTTGCGGCGCCGCGCGAGGCCGTGTGGGCCAAGCTCAACGATGCCGAGGTGCTGAAGGCCTGCATCCCCGGCTGCGAGGAGCTGGAGAAGACCGACGATGGCGGCTTTCGCGCGACGGCGAAAATGAAGGTCGGTCCGGTGTCGGCGCGCTTCAAGGGCAAGGTCACACTGTCCGATCTCGACCCGCCGAACGGCTACAAGATCTCCGGCGAAGGCGAGGGCGGGGTGGCCGGCTTCGCCAAGGGTGGCGCCGTGGTCAAGCTTGCGGAGAAGGACGGCGGCACGCTTTTGTCCTACGAGGTCGAGGCGCAGATCGGCGGCAAGTTGGCGCAGCTCGGCCAGCGCCTGATCAACGGCGCCGCCAAGAAACTGGCCGACGAATTTTTCGCGAACTTCGCCAAGGCGGTACAGGGCTGA
- a CDS encoding (2Fe-2S)-binding protein: MAKISLIVNGNPVTANVDPRTLLVQFLRENLRLTGTHVGCDTSQCGACVVHLDGKAVKSCTTLAVMADGHEVKTIEGLAADGAPLHPMQEAFREHHGLQCGFCTPGMIMTAIDIVHRKGNELDDHTIREELEGNLCRCTGYQNIVTSISAGAKAMAKSDLA, from the coding sequence ATGGCAAAAATCTCCCTCATCGTGAACGGCAATCCTGTCACGGCCAACGTCGATCCCCGCACCCTGCTGGTGCAGTTCCTGCGCGAGAATCTGCGGCTCACCGGCACCCATGTCGGCTGCGACACCTCGCAGTGCGGCGCTTGCGTCGTGCATCTGGACGGCAAGGCCGTGAAGTCCTGCACCACGCTCGCCGTGATGGCCGATGGCCACGAGGTCAAGACGATCGAGGGCCTGGCCGCCGACGGCGCGCCGCTGCATCCGATGCAGGAGGCCTTCCGCGAACACCATGGCCTGCAGTGCGGCTTCTGCACGCCCGGCATGATCATGACCGCGATCGACATCGTCCATCGCAAGGGCAACGAGCTCGACGACCACACCATCCGCGAGGAGCTGGAAGGCAATCTCTGCCGCTGCACCGGCTACCAGAACATCGTCACCTCGATCTCCGCCGGCGCCAAGGCGATGGCGAAATCCGATCTCGCGTAA
- a CDS encoding xanthine dehydrogenase family protein subunit M, whose amino-acid sequence MYDFKYHRPGTVRQAANLLVKNEDAKVIAGGHTLIPVMKQRLASPPHLVDLSHIDGLNTIEMKGRALVIGATARHAEVASSAIVGEAIPALANLAGQIGDPAVRHKGTIGGSLANNDPTADYPAAVLALGATIVTNKRRLKAEEFFQGLFTTALEADEIITKVMFPLPKKAAYIKFRNQASRYALVGVFVARRPSDVRVAVTGAGSEGVFRVTAFEEALKKRFAAKALDGIEVPADGLNSDIHGSAEYRAHLIGVLTRRALDAANAKE is encoded by the coding sequence ATGTACGATTTCAAATACCATCGCCCCGGGACCGTTCGGCAGGCCGCCAACCTCCTGGTGAAGAACGAAGATGCCAAGGTGATCGCCGGCGGCCACACGCTGATTCCCGTCATGAAGCAGCGCCTCGCCAGCCCGCCGCATCTGGTCGACCTCTCCCATATCGATGGGCTCAACACGATCGAGATGAAGGGCCGCGCGCTCGTGATCGGTGCCACCGCCAGGCATGCCGAGGTCGCAAGCTCCGCCATCGTCGGCGAGGCGATCCCGGCGCTCGCGAACCTGGCCGGCCAGATCGGCGATCCCGCCGTGCGCCACAAGGGCACGATCGGCGGCTCGCTCGCCAACAACGACCCGACAGCGGACTATCCGGCTGCCGTGCTTGCGCTCGGCGCCACCATCGTCACCAACAAGCGCCGCCTCAAGGCGGAGGAGTTTTTCCAGGGCCTGTTCACGACGGCGCTCGAAGCCGACGAGATCATCACCAAGGTGATGTTCCCGCTGCCGAAGAAGGCGGCCTATATCAAGTTCCGCAACCAGGCCTCGCGTTACGCGCTGGTCGGCGTGTTCGTGGCGCGGCGTCCCTCCGACGTGCGGGTCGCGGTCACCGGCGCCGGCTCCGAAGGCGTGTTCCGTGTCACCGCGTTCGAGGAAGCCCTGAAGAAGCGCTTCGCCGCGAAGGCGCTTGACGGCATCGAGGTGCCCGCGGACGGCCTCAACAGCGACATCCATGGCAGCGCCGAATACCGCGCGCATCTTATCGGCGTGCTGACGCGGCGCGCCCTCGACGCCGCCAACGCCAAGGAATGA
- a CDS encoding MoxR family ATPase: MTSAANTSGANTSVVLPASVDSMLELLTSRGYLAERSLATVTYLSLRMGRPLFLEGEAGVGKTEIAKVLSAALGRKLIRLQCYEGLDVSSAVYEWNSAAQMIAIRMAEAAGDTDRDQLSSDIFADRYMIKRPLLQALEPDVAGPPVLLIDELDRADEAFEAYLLEILSDFQVTIPEFGTVKAPHPPIVIITSNRTREIHDALKRRCLYHWVDYPDADRELAIVKSRVPGISAKLSQQVVRFVQALRNQDFYKSPGVAETIDWATALSELDARSLTPQVVGDTLGALLKYQDDITRMQGDTLQKVLKDATSE, translated from the coding sequence ATGACCTCAGCGGCCAATACGTCCGGTGCCAATACTTCAGTTGTATTGCCGGCATCGGTCGATTCGATGCTCGAACTCCTGACGTCGCGCGGCTATCTCGCCGAGCGATCGCTGGCCACGGTGACCTATCTGTCGCTGCGCATGGGCCGGCCGCTGTTTCTGGAAGGCGAAGCCGGCGTCGGCAAGACCGAGATCGCAAAAGTGCTGTCGGCGGCCTTGGGGCGGAAGCTGATCCGCCTGCAGTGTTACGAAGGCCTCGACGTTTCCTCGGCGGTCTACGAATGGAATAGCGCCGCGCAGATGATCGCGATCCGGATGGCGGAAGCCGCCGGCGACACCGATCGCGATCAGCTCTCCTCCGATATCTTCGCCGACCGCTACATGATCAAGCGGCCGCTGCTGCAGGCGCTGGAGCCCGACGTTGCGGGACCGCCGGTGCTCTTGATCGACGAGCTCGACCGCGCCGACGAGGCGTTCGAGGCATATCTGCTCGAAATCCTCAGCGACTTCCAGGTGACGATTCCCGAATTCGGCACCGTGAAGGCGCCGCATCCGCCGATCGTGATCATCACCTCCAACCGTACCCGCGAGATCCATGACGCGCTGAAGCGGCGCTGTCTCTATCACTGGGTCGATTATCCCGACGCCGATCGCGAGCTCGCGATCGTCAAGTCGCGCGTGCCGGGCATCTCCGCGAAACTGTCGCAGCAGGTCGTGCGCTTCGTCCAGGCGCTGCGCAATCAGGATTTCTACAAATCGCCGGGCGTTGCCGAGACCATCGACTGGGCCACTGCGCTGTCGGAGCTCGACGCCCGCTCGCTGACCCCGCAAGTGGTCGGCGACACGCTGGGCGCGCTGCTCAAATACCAGGACGACATCACGCGGATGCAGGGCGACACCTTGCAGAAGGTGCTGAAGGACGCGACGAGCGAGTAA
- a CDS encoding VWA domain-containing protein has protein sequence MAINHLAPEQTEQFADNIVGFARALRSAGMPVGPGAVIDAMSALEVIDIGHRADVFTTLEAIFVKRHEHALIFKQAFNLFFRASEEWKHMLDSVPLPEQAKKKPQAGSRRVQEAMSQPRMTETPQHQEQDLRLSFSDKEILQKKDFAQMSAAEITEALRAVERMRLPQAELLTRRHRPDARGLRLDLRRTLRASLRTGGDIIDIHRLGRIEKPAPIVALLDISGSMSEYTRLFLHFLHAIGDARKRVSVFLFGTRLTNVTRALRQRDPDEALASCSASVEDWAGGTRISASLHNFNKLWARRVLSQGAIVLLISDGLEREADSKLAFEMDRLHRSCRRLIWLNPLLRFGGFEAKAQGIKMMLPHVDEFRPVHNLSSIQELITTLSRPLPPHHRSLIRSAA, from the coding sequence ATGGCCATCAACCACCTTGCGCCTGAGCAGACCGAGCAGTTCGCCGACAACATCGTGGGCTTCGCCCGCGCGCTGCGTTCGGCCGGCATGCCGGTCGGGCCGGGTGCGGTCATCGATGCCATGAGCGCGCTTGAGGTGATCGACATCGGCCACCGCGCCGACGTCTTCACCACCCTGGAGGCGATCTTCGTCAAGCGCCACGAGCATGCGCTGATCTTCAAACAGGCCTTCAACCTGTTCTTCCGGGCGTCGGAAGAGTGGAAGCACATGCTGGATTCGGTGCCGCTGCCGGAGCAGGCCAAGAAGAAGCCGCAGGCCGGCTCCCGCCGCGTCCAGGAGGCGATGTCGCAGCCGCGCATGACGGAGACGCCGCAGCACCAGGAGCAGGATTTGCGCCTGTCGTTCTCCGACAAGGAAATCCTTCAGAAGAAGGATTTCGCTCAGATGAGCGCGGCCGAGATCACCGAAGCGCTCCGCGCTGTCGAGCGGATGCGGCTGCCGCAGGCCGAGCTATTGACGCGCCGGCACCGGCCTGATGCGCGCGGGCTTCGTCTCGATTTGCGCCGCACCTTACGCGCGTCCTTGCGCACCGGTGGCGACATCATCGACATCCATCGCCTCGGGCGGATCGAGAAACCGGCGCCGATCGTCGCGCTGCTCGACATCTCGGGTTCGATGAGCGAGTACACCCGCCTGTTCCTGCATTTCCTGCATGCCATAGGGGACGCGCGAAAACGTGTCTCGGTGTTCCTGTTCGGCACTCGCCTCACCAACGTGACCCGGGCGCTGCGCCAGCGCGACCCCGACGAGGCGCTGGCGAGCTGCTCGGCCTCGGTCGAGGACTGGGCCGGCGGCACGCGGATCTCGGCCTCCCTGCACAATTTCAACAAATTGTGGGCGCGGCGCGTGCTGAGCCAGGGCGCCATCGTGCTGCTGATCTCCGACGGGCTGGAGCGGGAAGCCGATTCCAAGCTCGCCTTCGAGATGGACCGGCTGCACCGTTCCTGCCGGCGGCTGATCTGGCTCAACCCGCTGCTGCGGTTTGGCGGCTTCGAGGCCAAGGCCCAGGGCATCAAAATGATGCTGCCGCACGTTGACGAATTCCGTCCGGTACATAATTTGAGCTCGATCCAGGAGCTGATCACCACGCTCTCCCGGCCGCTGCCGCCGCATCACCGCAGCTTGATCCGCTCCGCAGCCTGA
- a CDS encoding XdhC family protein: MLDRDEDILKAAEDWQKAGRGVALATVVETWGSAPRPAGSSLVINDEGTFLGSVSGGCVEGAVVTEAMDVIQSGKPRMLEFGVADETAWNVGLSCGGTIRVFVEKVG, translated from the coding sequence ATGCTCGATCGCGACGAGGATATTCTGAAGGCGGCGGAGGACTGGCAGAAGGCCGGCCGTGGCGTCGCGCTCGCCACCGTGGTCGAGACCTGGGGCTCGGCACCGCGTCCGGCGGGCTCGAGCCTAGTCATCAACGACGAGGGCACGTTCCTGGGGTCCGTCTCCGGCGGCTGCGTCGAGGGCGCCGTGGTCACGGAGGCCATGGATGTGATCCAGAGCGGCAAGCCCAGGATGCTGGAGTTTGGGGTTGCCGACGAGACTGCCTGGAATGTCGGGCTGTCCTGCGGCGGCACCATCCGCGTCTTCGTCGAGAAAGTCGGCTAG
- a CDS encoding XdhC family protein, producing MKLEILHELNTERAARRAVILITDTESGEQRLVKAKDFAKDPLGAELDKQLRMGKSASVEAGGKKLFLNVYAPTAKLVIVGAVHISQALAPLARSLGYDVTVVDPRTAFASPERFPDVPLVAEWPDTALPLLNVDAYTAFVAVTHDPKIDDPALLHAFERNCFYIGALGSRKTHAKRGARLRAQGAKEADIARIHAPIGLAIGAVSPSEIAVSIMAEITAVLRLPPKEKEEAA from the coding sequence GTGAAGCTCGAGATCCTGCACGAACTCAATACCGAGCGCGCCGCGCGCCGCGCGGTGATTTTGATCACCGACACCGAGAGTGGTGAGCAGCGCCTGGTGAAGGCCAAGGATTTTGCCAAGGATCCATTAGGCGCCGAGCTCGACAAGCAGCTTCGCATGGGCAAAAGCGCCAGCGTCGAAGCCGGCGGCAAGAAGCTTTTCCTCAACGTCTATGCGCCGACCGCAAAGCTCGTCATCGTCGGCGCCGTCCATATCAGCCAGGCCCTGGCACCGCTGGCGCGCTCGCTCGGCTACGACGTCACCGTGGTCGATCCGCGCACGGCCTTTGCGAGCCCCGAGCGCTTCCCCGACGTTCCACTGGTCGCGGAATGGCCCGACACGGCGCTGCCGCTGCTCAACGTCGACGCCTACACGGCCTTCGTCGCGGTAACGCACGATCCCAAGATCGACGATCCCGCGCTGCTGCACGCCTTCGAGCGCAACTGCTTCTATATCGGCGCGCTCGGATCGCGGAAGACGCACGCCAAGCGCGGCGCCCGGCTGCGGGCGCAAGGCGCCAAGGAGGCTGACATCGCGCGCATTCACGCGCCGATCGGGCTTGCGATCGGCGCGGTCTCGCCGTCCGAGATCGCGGTCTCGATCATGGCCGAGATCACGGCGGTGCTTCGCCTGCCGCCCAAAGAAAAAGAAGAAGCCGCATGA